The following proteins are encoded in a genomic region of Entelurus aequoreus isolate RoL-2023_Sb linkage group LG01, RoL_Eaeq_v1.1, whole genome shotgun sequence:
- the LOC133659282 gene encoding uncharacterized protein LOC133659282, producing MHGGVREGSWGRSCSKICLVRVYPASQREKAVKAYAVLDEQSNRSLAKSELFDLFGIGSGATPYTLKTCAGVMETSGRRANNLIVESIDGSVQIPLPTLIECDMMPDDRAEIPSAEIAHHYPHLKPVVDKIPAIDPEADIVILLGRDILRVHKVRRQYNGPKNAPYAQKLDLGWVIVGDVCLKGVHKPSSINVYRTNVLPNGRTSFLSPCTSVIHVKENFDKNTPRSRKETGLLEDDTDELGSNIFERTKEDEKIAWSIDDKAFLEIMDNNVYMNDANTWVAPLPFRFPRQCLPNNREQAAKRLPSLCRTLERKPVMKEQYTEFMQKIFESGQAELAPPLKEKQECWYLPTFGVYHPQKLDQIRVVFDSSAKHGGISLNDVLLKGPDLNNTLLGVLIRFRREPVAVSTDIQQMFYCFTVWKEHRDFLRFLWFEDNDFTKPVTEYRMTVHVFGNSPSPAVAIYGLRRAAEEGEREHGTDAKQFIMRIFYVDDGLASFSNAEETITVLSNAREMLAESSTMLHKIASNSNTVLDAFPPKDLAKGLKDLDLTSDPLPLQRSLGLRWDLQTDSFSFCVSDKEKPFTRRGILSVVNSLYDPLGFVAPVTVQGKALVRDVSTEEYDWDTPLPEDKATQWNDWKDSLKELMQLQIQRTYISVSLLATVYREICVFSDASTMAISAVAYLRAIDTEGHSHVGFIMGKSKLAPRPAHTVPRLELCAAVLAVEIAETIMDDIDVEIHKVKFYTDSKIVLGYIHNASRNFYVYVANRVTRIRRSSTPEQWHYINTKLNPADHGSRSVSAALLPDTNWLTGPAFLRNPEVDEVPQPEAFNLLHPETDVEVRPQVSTYATKATSGLIGSYRFKRFSSWKSHTRAIAKLVQKARVFWKTSDDIQKKDELRQARLVILKTTQQDVYKEEMKSLAKGEELSRHSPLKSLDPIFDNEGLLRVGCRNSSADMTWEEKHPIILPKDNHISTLLVRYYQE from the coding sequence ATGCACGGAGGTGTGCGGGAAGGCAGTTGGGGGCGATCATGCTCCAAAATATGCTTGGTCCGTGTATACCCTGCAAGTCAACGAGAGAAAGCTGTTAAAGCATATGCTGTCCTCGATGAGCAGAGTAACAGGTCGCTGGCCAAGAGTGAGCTATTTGACCTGTTTGGCATTGGATCAGGTGCCACTCCTTACACCCTTAAAACATGTGCAGGGGTCATGGAAACATCAGGAAGACGCGCAAATAATCTTATTGTAGAGTCAATAGATGGCAGTGTACAGATCCCACTGCCAACATTAATTGAGTGTGATATGATGCCCGATGACCGTGCAGAGATCCCCTCAGCAGAAATAGCACATCATTATCCGCACCTCAAGCCAGTGGTAGATAAAATACCAGCTATTGATCCTGAGGCAGATATTGTCATTCTTCTCGGCAGAGACATCCTACGTGTACACAAAGTACGTAGACAGTACAATGGACCCAAAAATGCACCATATGCTCAGAAATTGGACCTCGGCTGGGTCATTGTCGGAGACGTATGTCTAAAGGGAGTCCACAAGCCAAGCAGCATTAATGTCTATAGGACCAATGTCCTACCTAATGGACGGACGtcgttcctgagtccatgtacaAGTGTTATTCATGTGAAAGAAAATTTCGACAAGAACACACCAAGGTCACGTAAAGAGACAGGTCtcctggaagatgacactgatgaactTGGAAGCAACATATTTGAGAGGACAAAGGAGGATGAAAAAATAGCATGGTCTATTGATGACAAAGCCTTCCTTGAGATCATGGACAACAATGTCTACATGAATGATGCTAACACCTGGGTAGCACCCTTACCATTCCGTTTCCCAAGACAATGTCTGCCGAACAATAGAGAGCAAGCAGCAAAACGACTGCCATCTCTATGTCGCACACTGGAAAGAAAGCCAGTTATGAAAGAACAATACACAGAGTTCATGCAGAAAATCTTTGAGTCAGGACAAGCAGAGCTAGCTCCACCATTGAAGGAGAAGCAAGAGTGCTGGTACTTACCAACCTTTGGTGTCTATCACCCTCAAAAGCTGGATCAAATACGCGTGGTGTTTGATTCTAGTGCTAAACACGGAGGTATTTCCCTCAACGACGTCCTCTTGAAAGGACCAGACCTGAATAATACCCTTCTTGGAGTCCTTATTCGCTTCCGCAGAGAGCCGGTTGCAGTGTCCACCGACATACAGCAGATGTTTTACTGTTTCACAGTCTGGAAAGAACACCGTGACTTTCTAAGATTCTTGTGGTTCGAAGACAACGACTTCACAAAACCAGTGACTGAATACCGAATGACGGTGCATGTGTTCGGTAACAGCCCTTCGCCAGCTGTGGCCATTTATGGCTTGAGAAGGGCAGCTGAAGAGGGAGAGAGAGAACATGGTACAGATGCCAAGCAGTTCATAATGAGGATTTTCTATGTAGATGATGGGCTTGCATCATTCTCCAATGCTGAGGAAACCATCACCGTACTGTCAAATGCAAGGGAGATGTTGGCAGAGTCAAGCACCATGCTACATAAGATAGCATCTAACAGCAACACTGTTTTGGATGCTTTCCCCCCAAAAGACCTTGCAAAAGGCCTTAAGGATCTCGACCTGACATCTGATCCACTACCACTCCAACGCAGTTTAGGCCTCAGATGGGACCTTCAAACAGACAGTTTCTCCTTCTGTGTGTCTGACAAAGAAAAGCCATTTACAAGAAGGGGAATCCTTTCAGTGGTCAACAGTCTCTATGATCCCTTGGGGTTCGTGGCACCTGTCACAGTTCAGGGCAAGGCTCTCGTGAGAGATGTCTCCACAGAAGAGTATGATTGGGACACTCCGTTACCAGAAGACAAAGCAACCCAGTGGAATGACTGGAAAGATTCCTTGAAGGAACTTATGCAGCTCCAGATCCAGAGAACCTACATCTCTGTTTCTCTGCTCGCCACAGTATACAGAGAGATTTGTGTGTTCTCAGATGCATCAACTATGGCTATATCAGCTGTAGCATACCTCAGGGCAATCGATACAGAAGGACACAGCCATGTCGGGTTTATCATGGGGAAATCCAAGCTGGCTCCACGTCCTGCTCACACTGTCCCTCGTTTGGAATTGTGTGCAGCCGTCTTGGCAGTGGAAATTGCAGAGACGATAATGGATGACATCGATGTAGAGATTCACAAAGTCAAGTTCTACACAGACAGCAAGATCGTACTGGGCTACATACATAATGCGTCCAGAAACTTCTATGTCTACGTGGCAAACAGAGTGACAAGAATAAGAAGGTCCTCTACCCCAGAGCAATGGCACTACATCAACACCAAACTTAATCCTGCAGATCACGGATCTAGGTCTGTCTCAGCGGCTCTCCTACCAGATACCAACTGGCTGACAGGTCCAGCTTTTCTAAGAAATCCAGAAGTAGATGAAGTTCCACAGCCAGAGGCATTTAACCTTCTGCATCCTGAGACTGATGTAGAAGTTCGCCCTCAAGTTTCAACCTATGCTACGAAAGCCACAAGTGGACTTATTGGCTCTTACCGGTTTAAAAGATTCTCCAGCTGGAAATCTCATACTCGAGCAATAGCCAAGCTTGTCCAAAAGGCTAGAGTCTTCTGGAAAACTTCAGACGATATCCAGAAAAAAGATGAACTCCGTCAAGCAAGACTGGTCATATTGAAAACAACACAACAAGATGTGTACAAAGAGGAAATGAAAAGCCTAGCAAAGGGTGAAGAGTTGTCTCGACACAGTCCGCTCAAGAGTTTGGATCCCATATTTGACAATGAAGGATTGCTGAGAGTCGGATGTAGGAATTCATCAGCAGACATGACCTGGGAAGAAAAGCATCCGATCATTCTTCCAAAAGACAATCACATATCTACCTTGTTGGTACGATACTACCAGGAATGA